In Pedobacter heparinus DSM 2366, the following are encoded in one genomic region:
- a CDS encoding shikimate dehydrogenase family protein produces MRKFGLIGYPLSHSFSKKFFTEKFEHEQIEGCAYELYPIADIGLFPKMISGDRELCGINVTIPYKVQVLPYLNEMDEASTEIGAVNCISIIRNESGQWLKGYNTDAYGFEESLKPLLEVHHRKALVFGDGGAAKAIKYVLNKLGISFLVVTRKPSASSILYNEVDEAMLREYTVLINTTPLGMSPDTDTYPDIPYGALNKNHVAYDLVYNPEETLFLKQVKEKGGKTKNGLEMLHLQAIRSWEIWNP; encoded by the coding sequence ATGAGAAAATTTGGTTTAATCGGCTACCCTTTATCACATTCCTTTTCAAAAAAGTTTTTTACAGAAAAATTCGAACATGAACAGATTGAGGGTTGTGCATACGAGCTTTACCCTATAGCTGACATCGGGCTTTTTCCTAAAATGATCTCAGGGGATCGGGAACTTTGTGGAATAAATGTAACTATACCCTATAAGGTACAGGTATTGCCATATTTGAATGAGATGGATGAGGCTTCCACAGAAATCGGAGCTGTTAACTGTATTTCGATCATACGAAATGAATCGGGGCAATGGCTTAAAGGATACAATACGGATGCTTATGGATTTGAAGAATCATTAAAACCTTTATTGGAAGTACACCACCGTAAAGCGTTGGTATTTGGAGATGGCGGGGCGGCAAAGGCTATAAAATATGTTTTAAACAAACTTGGGATTTCTTTCCTGGTAGTGACCAGGAAACCATCAGCAAGCAGCATTTTATACAATGAAGTGGATGAGGCTATGCTTCGGGAATATACCGTTCTGATTAATACCACTCCTTTGGGGATGTCTCCCGATACAGATACTTATCCGGACATTCCTTATGGTGCTTTAAATAAAAACCATGTGGCTTACGATCTGGTCTATAATCCTGAAGAGACCCTGTTTTTAAAACAGGTGAAAGAAAAGGGAGGCAAAACAAAAAACGGATTAGAGATGTTGCACCTGCAGGCCATCCGCTCCTGGGAGATTTGGAATCCATAA
- a CDS encoding phosphosulfolactate synthase has translation MNYPLNNIPERPAKPRNKGITMVMDKGLSLRQTEDFIEVAGIHTDIVKLGWATSFVTPNLKEKLRIYRDAGIPTYFGGTLFEAFIIRNQFDDYCRVLDQFGMEYAEVSDGSITIEHDQKCEFIQKLAKQVTVISEVGSKDATKIFAPYKWIKLMNAEIEAGSWKVIAEAREGGNVGIYRGSGEVREGLVDEILTQIPEETIIWEAPQKEQQVWFIKLLGANVNIGNIAPAEVIPLETIRLGLRGDTFDHFLNPQK, from the coding sequence ATGAATTACCCATTGAATAATATACCGGAGCGTCCTGCAAAACCACGTAATAAAGGAATTACAATGGTTATGGATAAAGGATTAAGCTTAAGACAAACTGAAGATTTTATAGAGGTAGCCGGAATACATACTGATATTGTGAAACTGGGCTGGGCAACTTCCTTTGTTACCCCCAACCTGAAAGAGAAACTCCGCATCTACAGGGATGCAGGGATCCCTACGTATTTTGGAGGAACACTTTTTGAAGCATTCATTATACGGAACCAGTTTGATGATTATTGCAGGGTGCTGGATCAGTTTGGTATGGAGTATGCCGAGGTTTCGGATGGTTCAATTACAATAGAGCACGACCAGAAATGCGAGTTCATCCAAAAGCTGGCCAAACAGGTTACTGTGATTTCTGAGGTGGGTTCTAAAGACGCAACCAAAATATTTGCCCCCTATAAATGGATCAAACTGATGAATGCTGAAATTGAGGCGGGTTCTTGGAAGGTGATAGCAGAAGCCAGAGAAGGAGGGAATGTAGGTATATACAGAGGATCCGGAGAGGTTCGTGAAGGCCTGGTAGATGAGATCCTGACGCAGATACCAGAAGAAACAATTATTTGGGAAGCGCCACAGAAAGAACAACAGGTTTGGTTTATTAAGTTACTTGGTGCTAATGTAAACATTGGAAATATTGCACCTGCTGAGGTGATCCCATTAGAGACTATACGGTTGGGCTTAAGAGGAGATACCTTTGATCATTTTTTGAATCCGCAGAAGTAA
- a CDS encoding tetratricopeptide repeat protein, with product MEEEFYFDFSDDAQRSVERYEEMIRNQDQYFFDAQAFENIIDYYIEKSDPVKALQVIEYALNQHPYAAVFLVKQAQLLFITDQTERAFLSLQKAEMLEASEAEIYILRGNIFNSLERYSEALDNFQKALEFAETTDEILLQIAYVYQNMLDYESAIIYIKQSLEQNMENKDGLYELAFCYDILDKQEESIKFYQEYIDNDPYSYAAWYNLANSYHKLDLFEKAIDAYDYAILIKDNFASAYYNKGNALVQLDRYTEAIEVYKQTFEYEPPNADTYCAIGECYEKLERMDEARSYYKKSVKMDAKMADAWFGIGVTLNFEERYFESLHFYRKALELDAENPDFWFAMADAHYKLGQIEQSVEAYYKVLEYNPVDVEAWLDFSTVLYEQGKLLEASETMSDAIKNNPDAAELYYRMVAYLFALGKKSEALLYLETALVTDPEKHYILFEYLPQLQDNSSIVDVINRYIK from the coding sequence ATGGAAGAGGAATTTTACTTTGATTTTAGTGATGACGCCCAACGGTCTGTTGAGCGTTACGAGGAGATGATACGCAATCAGGATCAGTACTTTTTTGATGCCCAGGCTTTTGAGAATATTATTGATTACTATATTGAGAAGAGTGACCCTGTAAAGGCCCTTCAGGTAATAGAATATGCACTTAATCAGCATCCTTATGCTGCGGTATTTCTGGTTAAACAGGCGCAGTTGCTGTTTATAACCGATCAGACGGAAAGGGCATTCCTGTCGCTGCAGAAAGCGGAAATGCTGGAGGCTTCTGAAGCAGAGATCTATATTTTAAGAGGGAATATCTTTAATAGCCTTGAGCGTTATTCTGAAGCATTGGATAATTTCCAGAAAGCATTGGAATTTGCTGAAACAACAGATGAAATTCTTTTGCAGATTGCTTATGTATACCAGAATATGCTGGACTATGAAAGCGCGATTATATATATTAAACAGAGCCTGGAGCAAAACATGGAGAACAAGGACGGTTTGTATGAGCTTGCTTTTTGTTATGACATTTTAGATAAACAGGAAGAAAGTATTAAGTTTTATCAGGAATACATAGATAATGATCCGTATTCTTATGCCGCATGGTATAACCTGGCCAATTCTTACCATAAACTGGATTTGTTCGAGAAAGCAATTGATGCTTATGATTATGCCATCTTAATTAAAGACAATTTTGCTTCTGCCTACTACAATAAAGGGAATGCACTGGTTCAGCTTGACCGCTACACGGAAGCTATTGAGGTTTATAAACAAACCTTTGAATACGAACCACCCAATGCCGATACCTATTGTGCTATCGGGGAATGTTATGAAAAGCTTGAAAGGATGGATGAAGCGCGTTCATACTACAAAAAATCTGTTAAGATGGACGCGAAGATGGCCGATGCCTGGTTTGGCATAGGTGTTACCCTGAATTTTGAGGAACGCTACTTTGAGTCGCTGCATTTTTACAGAAAAGCGCTGGAACTGGATGCAGAGAATCCGGATTTTTGGTTTGCCATGGCCGATGCCCATTATAAGCTCGGGCAGATAGAACAATCTGTTGAAGCCTATTATAAAGTTTTGGAGTACAATCCGGTAGATGTAGAAGCCTGGCTTGATTTTTCAACTGTATTGTACGAGCAGGGAAAACTACTCGAAGCTTCAGAGACGATGTCTGATGCGATAAAAAATAATCCTGATGCCGCAGAGCTATATTATCGTATGGTAGCTTATTTATTTGCCCTTGGAAAAAAGAGCGAAGCCCTCTTATATCTTGAAACAGCCCTGGTTACAGATCCTGAAAAGCACTATATTTTGTTTGAATATTTACCTCAATTACAAGATAACAGCTCAATAGTGGACGTTATCAATAGGTATATAAAATAG
- a CDS encoding GIN domain-containing protein, protein MKTLVKTLFASALTAIVLSSSAFASAVTDKKNNQPEISSTIDFNKVVITGNARVELVQCDKQSVAIYQDYNKKLTKIMQKGDKLYISSTELEPVVIVVFMKDLQRIDAANTATVTTRGRFSLNVLQVFLKDEATAYVNADAGSLYTVIKDSSALNLKGSTNEHTLVKNKVAKLKMEQFAAVTTTVAAQEVQYQLPGYRNRMLKDTIIAERIIR, encoded by the coding sequence ATGAAAACTCTGGTAAAAACATTATTCGCATCAGCTTTAACAGCTATTGTGCTCTCCTCATCAGCATTTGCTTCGGCGGTAACTGATAAAAAAAATAATCAACCGGAAATATCTTCAACGATAGATTTTAATAAGGTTGTGATCACGGGAAATGCCCGGGTTGAACTTGTCCAGTGCGACAAACAAAGTGTGGCAATTTACCAGGATTACAATAAAAAACTTACTAAGATCATGCAAAAAGGCGATAAACTATACATTAGCTCTACCGAACTGGAGCCTGTTGTTATAGTCGTATTTATGAAGGACTTACAAAGGATTGACGCTGCCAATACAGCTACGGTAACTACAAGGGGCAGGTTTTCATTAAACGTACTTCAGGTTTTTCTGAAAGATGAGGCAACAGCCTATGTAAATGCGGATGCCGGAAGTTTATATACGGTTATAAAAGACAGTTCGGCGCTAAACCTGAAAGGCTCAACAAATGAACATACCCTGGTTAAAAACAAGGTAGCAAAATTAAAAATGGAACAGTTTGCAGCAGTAACAACAACAGTAGCCGCACAAGAGGTTCAATACCAGCTGCCAGGCTACAGGAACAGAATGTTGAAAGACACCATAATCGCAGAGCGCATTATTAGATAA
- a CDS encoding DEAD/DEAH box helicase encodes MLRVDSAKPCKIVYSLCKHAYLGYLIEPHIVQLNPQGDFSLTYQRIFSHTAKEFTKHLTETDLKLIKILDETEQDFIIKKFHKKAIRPVEFFSKFFNDKFYDNVRPKIEKKLSEVLEMLKTEGSLYLMDKDGWPAERKIDIATEPSTVLFHFRRNEIETRYFPTIKYQGLRIDFMFKDAQVISNQPSWLLLNDMLYFFEQDIEGKKLLPFLNKRYITIPKATEDAYFGKFVAPLIEKYHVYAEGFDIRTEKHEPIPVIKVIYVDAGISQLQLNFKYGEHAFAMGSEKKVTVHLHKEQDNYVFTRVKRDAVWEKQKFNYLLSLGLKKTSTLYHHLEIPAEMEEDQSYAIINWVNEHLEQLQAEGFEIEQHRGTKRFLFAVNKISFDIKEDNDWFDINAIVYFGEHPIPFISLKNHILHKKREFLLPDGSIAIIPDKWFTQYGSLFSLSDGSKGLKLKKHHIGLINELAEDGIANITLSRKLQRLNDFENIADTEMPLNFKGDLRLYQKAGYNWFSFLREYNFGGCLADDMGLGKTIQTLAMLQKLKEEDLEQSKHSTSLIVMPTSLIYNWLNEAKKFTPKLKIHAHTGTSRNKDVARFSDFDIVITTYGITRVDIEVLKDFYFSYIILDESQNIKNPSSKSFKAVRALKSRHRLILSGTPVENSVSDLWTQLTFLNPGLLGTQAFFNEEYVQGIEKKKDEEKARKLQAIIKPFVLRRTKEQVASELPPKTEQVFYCNMSEDQAAYYEKTKSAYRNDLLNSMDDGTYAKKQVQLLQGLTALRQLANHPVMIDETYTSDSGKFENVVHTLDNVLKGGHKVLIFSQFVKHLNIFRQYLEEENISFAYLDGATKNRGEIVADFQKNTALKVFLISIKAGGVGLNLTEADYVFILDPWWNPAVEQQAIDRTHRIGQDKKVFIYKFIAKDTVEEKILALQNRKKRLASSLITTEESFFKSLSKEDISELLN; translated from the coding sequence ATGTTACGTGTAGATAGTGCCAAACCCTGCAAAATTGTATACTCTTTATGTAAACATGCATATTTGGGCTATTTGATTGAGCCCCATATTGTACAGTTAAATCCGCAGGGCGACTTTTCCTTAACCTATCAGCGTATTTTTTCACATACTGCAAAAGAATTCACCAAACATCTGACAGAAACTGATCTTAAACTCATCAAAATTCTGGACGAAACGGAGCAGGACTTCATTATCAAGAAATTTCACAAAAAAGCGATCAGACCGGTAGAATTTTTCAGCAAGTTTTTCAATGACAAGTTCTATGATAATGTTCGTCCAAAAATTGAAAAGAAATTATCCGAAGTTTTGGAGATGTTAAAAACTGAAGGCTCCTTATACCTCATGGACAAGGATGGATGGCCCGCGGAAAGAAAGATTGATATTGCTACAGAACCTTCAACTGTATTGTTTCATTTCAGGAGAAATGAAATAGAGACCCGCTATTTTCCAACCATTAAATACCAGGGATTACGTATCGATTTCATGTTTAAAGATGCTCAGGTGATCAGCAACCAACCTTCCTGGCTCCTGCTTAATGATATGCTTTATTTTTTTGAACAGGATATTGAAGGTAAAAAACTTCTCCCTTTTCTGAATAAGCGCTACATCACCATTCCTAAAGCGACAGAAGATGCCTATTTCGGAAAGTTTGTGGCTCCCCTGATAGAGAAATACCACGTTTATGCCGAAGGCTTTGATATCCGGACAGAAAAGCATGAGCCTATACCCGTTATAAAGGTAATTTATGTAGATGCCGGGATTTCTCAGCTACAGCTTAACTTTAAATACGGAGAGCATGCTTTTGCAATGGGCAGCGAGAAAAAAGTAACTGTACACCTTCATAAGGAACAGGACAATTATGTTTTTACCCGGGTTAAAAGAGACGCGGTCTGGGAAAAACAGAAGTTCAATTATCTTTTAAGTCTTGGTCTTAAAAAAACAAGCACGCTTTACCATCACCTGGAAATCCCTGCAGAAATGGAGGAAGACCAATCTTATGCAATCATCAACTGGGTAAACGAACACCTTGAACAACTACAGGCTGAGGGCTTTGAAATAGAGCAGCACCGTGGAACCAAAAGGTTTTTATTTGCCGTAAATAAGATCAGCTTTGACATTAAGGAAGACAACGATTGGTTTGACATCAATGCCATTGTTTATTTTGGCGAGCACCCCATTCCTTTCATTTCATTAAAAAACCATATTCTGCACAAAAAAAGGGAGTTTCTTTTACCAGATGGGTCAATTGCCATTATTCCAGACAAATGGTTTACCCAATATGGAAGCTTGTTTAGTCTTTCGGATGGTAGCAAAGGATTAAAACTTAAAAAACATCATATCGGCCTGATCAATGAACTGGCTGAAGACGGCATCGCCAATATCACCCTGAGCAGGAAGCTGCAAAGGTTGAACGACTTTGAGAATATTGCCGATACAGAGATGCCCCTTAACTTTAAGGGCGATTTGCGGCTTTACCAAAAGGCCGGGTACAACTGGTTTAGTTTTTTAAGGGAATATAATTTTGGTGGCTGCCTGGCTGACGACATGGGTTTGGGAAAAACCATACAAACGCTGGCCATGTTACAGAAACTAAAAGAAGAAGACCTGGAGCAGTCTAAACACAGCACATCACTTATTGTGATGCCCACATCATTGATTTACAATTGGTTAAATGAGGCTAAAAAATTCACACCAAAGTTAAAGATCCACGCACATACCGGCACTTCAAGGAATAAGGATGTTGCCCGTTTCTCTGACTTCGACATCGTTATTACAACTTATGGCATTACCCGGGTTGACATAGAGGTGCTTAAAGACTTTTATTTCAGTTATATTATATTGGATGAAAGCCAGAACATCAAAAATCCTTCATCCAAATCTTTTAAAGCGGTAAGGGCCCTTAAATCCAGGCATAGGCTAATCCTAAGTGGTACACCGGTTGAAAACTCGGTCAGCGATCTGTGGACACAGCTAACCTTCTTAAATCCCGGATTACTGGGTACACAGGCCTTCTTCAACGAAGAATATGTGCAGGGCATTGAAAAGAAAAAAGACGAAGAAAAAGCCAGGAAATTACAGGCCATCATTAAGCCTTTTGTGCTCCGCAGAACAAAGGAGCAGGTGGCATCTGAACTTCCCCCTAAAACCGAACAGGTATTTTATTGTAACATGAGTGAAGACCAGGCTGCTTATTATGAAAAAACCAAATCAGCCTATAGAAATGATTTGCTCAACAGCATGGATGACGGCACTTATGCAAAAAAACAAGTCCAGCTTTTACAGGGCTTAACGGCCCTGCGTCAGCTGGCCAACCACCCCGTAATGATAGATGAAACCTATACTTCAGATTCGGGTAAGTTTGAGAACGTGGTCCATACTTTAGACAATGTGCTTAAAGGAGGGCATAAAGTGCTCATTTTTTCTCAATTCGTGAAACACCTCAATATCTTCAGACAATACCTTGAAGAAGAAAACATTTCCTTCGCTTACCTGGACGGTGCCACAAAAAACCGGGGAGAGATTGTTGCCGACTTCCAGAAGAATACCGCATTAAAAGTATTTCTGATTTCTATTAAGGCCGGAGGTGTAGGTCTGAACTTAACCGAAGCTGATTATGTTTTCATTCTTGACCCCTGGTGGAACCCTGCTGTGGAACAGCAGGCCATTGACAGGACCCATAGAATTGGCCAGGACAAAAAGGTTTTCATCTATAAGTTCATTGCAAAAGATACTGTAGAGGAAAAAATACTTGCCTTACAAAACCGTAAAAAAAGACTGGCCAGCTCGCTGATCACTACAGAAGAGAGTTTTTTTAAATCCTTGAGCAAAGAAGACATTAGTGAGCTGCTCAATTAG
- the aat gene encoding leucyl/phenylalanyl-tRNA--protein transferase, giving the protein MVFKLDDQTIVFPAPDLADPDGLLAIGGDLRPERLILAYKNGIFPWFSEGDPICWYAPAERCVIFPENVKVSKSMDRIFKLKLFEITYDQAFKEVVENCAIINRKEQDGTWITKEMQTAYLDLHQRGHAHSVEVWQDGLLVGGLYGVQINQVFCGESMFSKASNASKAALIWLCRYKDFNVIDCQLPNNHLMSLGAEMISNGRYLNLLKTN; this is encoded by the coding sequence ATGGTTTTTAAGTTAGACGATCAAACAATCGTTTTTCCAGCCCCGGATCTTGCAGATCCCGATGGGTTACTGGCAATTGGGGGCGATCTGAGGCCCGAAAGGCTTATTTTAGCGTATAAAAATGGAATTTTTCCCTGGTTTAGTGAGGGGGATCCGATCTGCTGGTATGCGCCCGCTGAGCGTTGTGTGATTTTTCCTGAAAATGTAAAGGTGAGCAAAAGCATGGACCGGATATTTAAGCTTAAGCTGTTTGAAATTACCTATGACCAGGCGTTTAAAGAAGTGGTGGAAAATTGTGCCATAATTAATAGAAAAGAACAGGATGGCACCTGGATTACGAAGGAAATGCAGACCGCTTACCTGGATTTACATCAGCGTGGGCATGCACATAGTGTAGAGGTATGGCAGGATGGGCTACTGGTTGGGGGCTTATATGGAGTACAGATTAATCAGGTTTTTTGCGGGGAAAGCATGTTTAGCAAAGCAAGCAATGCTTCTAAGGCGGCTTTGATCTGGCTTTGTCGGTACAAGGACTTCAATGTCATAGACTGCCAGCTGCCAAACAATCATTTAATGAGTTTAGGTGCAGAAATGATCAGCAATGGACGTTATCTTAACTTATTAAAGACTAATTGA
- a CDS encoding App1 family protein, with product MNKSVSVKVYHGYGHTHNLVVYGHVFRFKARTRQIYSNNLFVNIVHLLKLFILKPYPYVKVRLTFKGQQVYNTTEYDGFFKFEWAAIENVQAGWHSVKVEALNDHGVVMAVGHGQIFVPHITQYAFISDIDDTVMVSHSAAIGRRLRELFIKNPRTRKTFQDTYTLYKSLSLSHTSADQPNPFFYVSSSEWNLYDYLVETFRYNKLPEGAFLLNQIKRWKDLIKTGKTGHQGKLMRVMRILDAFPNQKFVFLGDNTQSDPAIYTAIAEKYPKNIEAVYIRNIRKEKEALTCEFLKKIEARNIRTCLFETNEEAITDALSAGLI from the coding sequence ATGAATAAATCTGTCAGCGTTAAAGTATATCATGGTTACGGGCACACGCACAATCTGGTTGTATACGGACATGTATTCCGTTTTAAAGCCCGAACGAGACAGATTTATAGCAATAATCTTTTTGTTAACATTGTTCACCTGCTAAAACTATTTATTTTAAAGCCTTATCCTTACGTTAAAGTTAGGTTAACTTTTAAAGGGCAGCAGGTATACAACACAACCGAATATGATGGGTTCTTTAAATTTGAATGGGCGGCTATTGAAAATGTTCAGGCAGGCTGGCATAGTGTTAAAGTTGAGGCATTGAATGATCATGGTGTTGTGATGGCAGTAGGACACGGACAGATATTTGTACCTCATATTACCCAATATGCTTTCATTTCAGATATTGACGATACGGTAATGGTTTCCCATTCGGCAGCCATTGGAAGAAGGCTAAGAGAGCTGTTTATCAAAAATCCGAGGACGAGAAAAACTTTCCAGGATACTTACACGCTCTATAAATCGCTGTCACTGTCACATACCAGCGCTGATCAGCCAAATCCTTTTTTTTATGTTTCCAGTAGTGAATGGAACCTGTACGATTACCTGGTAGAAACCTTCAGGTACAACAAGTTACCTGAAGGTGCATTTTTACTGAACCAGATCAAGCGTTGGAAAGACCTGATCAAAACAGGTAAAACAGGCCATCAGGGTAAACTAATGCGGGTAATGCGGATTCTGGATGCTTTTCCCAACCAAAAGTTTGTTTTTCTTGGCGACAATACCCAAAGCGATCCTGCTATTTATACAGCTATAGCAGAAAAGTATCCTAAAAATATTGAAGCCGTCTACATCAGGAATATCCGTAAAGAAAAGGAAGCCCTTACCTGTGAGTTCCTGAAAAAAATTGAGGCCCGGAACATCAGGACCTGCCTTTTTGAAACGAATGAGGAGGCCATAACGGATGCCCTCAGTGCGGGACTGATCTAA
- a CDS encoding diacylglycerol/lipid kinase family protein, with amino-acid sequence MHKKTSKLKLLFIVNPGSGSGEINFSEVIGNYFAEKTQDFEIYKLTKNCSLTKIKGVIQQSMADRVIAVGGDGTLKLVAECVLETNIPIGIIPAGSANGMARELNIPSRIEEALDIAINAPAKKIHAVIVNGELCIHLADIGFNAYLVKKFDALPQRGMLAYAKAAWTALWNHYKMEVEFKIKDKTIHSKAAMVVIANATMYGTGVKINPDGQLDDDFFEVILVKEYSFMEILKLKFTNLPFNPKNIESFQTTNLSIKTRHKAHFQVDGEYIGKLNNIKAHIVKDAIHIIAP; translated from the coding sequence ATGCATAAAAAGACTTCCAAATTAAAATTGCTGTTTATTGTGAACCCTGGCTCGGGAAGTGGAGAGATAAACTTCAGCGAGGTCATTGGCAATTATTTTGCCGAAAAAACACAGGATTTTGAGATTTACAAACTTACAAAAAACTGTTCTCTAACTAAGATCAAGGGTGTTATTCAGCAATCGATGGCCGATAGGGTAATTGCCGTAGGTGGGGATGGCACCTTAAAACTGGTTGCAGAGTGCGTACTGGAAACCAACATACCAATAGGCATTATTCCGGCTGGTTCTGCCAATGGCATGGCCCGCGAACTAAACATCCCCTCCAGAATAGAAGAAGCGCTTGATATCGCCATAAATGCCCCGGCTAAAAAGATACATGCCGTTATTGTAAACGGCGAGCTCTGTATCCATCTGGCCGACATTGGCTTTAATGCTTACCTGGTAAAGAAATTTGATGCCCTGCCGCAACGCGGAATGCTTGCCTATGCTAAAGCAGCCTGGACAGCCCTCTGGAATCATTATAAAATGGAAGTTGAATTTAAGATCAAAGATAAAACCATTCACTCAAAGGCTGCCATGGTGGTTATAGCCAATGCCACTATGTATGGTACGGGAGTTAAGATCAATCCTGATGGGCAACTGGATGATGACTTTTTTGAGGTCATCCTTGTTAAAGAATACTCCTTCATGGAAATACTTAAACTAAAGTTTACCAACCTGCCTTTTAATCCAAAAAACATCGAGTCCTTCCAAACTACCAATCTCAGTATTAAAACCCGGCATAAGGCCCATTTCCAGGTCGACGGAGAATATATAGGAAAACTGAACAACATTAAAGCGCACATCGTTAAAGATGCCATCCACATCATTGCACCATAA
- a CDS encoding TonB family protein: MTKILIAFFVLLVPAVSAQPVIKGGLEAFVTANNIYPQYSLQNCIQGTVTISFKLSKSGHVYYSKISSGIGTDLDDEALRLIRLSSGKWTVPENHDTTVFLVAPMKFTLSGYNCADKDPQEIKRAIAVYKSSEALANSIQNFYKNKEKGDIKAGEEARFIALKRELGYDDAYFKERIADGLKKIQQQDKQGACEDFLFVKYMGSDLADEMLEKYCR; the protein is encoded by the coding sequence ATGACAAAGATCCTGATTGCATTTTTTGTACTGTTGGTACCTGCAGTAAGTGCCCAGCCGGTTATAAAGGGTGGGCTGGAAGCCTTTGTTACGGCAAATAACATTTATCCCCAGTATTCTTTGCAAAATTGCATTCAGGGTACTGTCACGATCAGCTTTAAGCTCAGCAAGAGTGGTCATGTCTATTATTCAAAAATTAGTTCGGGCATCGGTACAGACCTGGATGATGAGGCCTTAAGGCTGATCAGGCTGAGTAGTGGCAAATGGACTGTACCTGAAAACCATGATACAACTGTGTTTTTGGTAGCCCCTATGAAATTTACATTATCAGGCTATAACTGTGCCGATAAGGATCCCCAGGAAATTAAACGGGCAATTGCAGTTTATAAGTCGAGCGAAGCACTGGCCAATTCAATTCAGAACTTTTATAAGAATAAAGAAAAGGGCGACATTAAAGCGGGGGAAGAAGCCCGTTTTATTGCCTTAAAGCGGGAATTGGGTTATGATGATGCTTATTTTAAGGAGAGAATAGCAGATGGGCTTAAAAAGATACAGCAGCAGGACAAACAGGGAGCCTGCGAAGACTTTCTTTTTGTAAAATACATGGGATCTGACCTGGCGGATGAAATGCTGGAAAAGTATTGCAGATAA
- the rbfA gene encoding 30S ribosome-binding factor RbfA has protein sequence MESKRQQKFAGVIQEELAAIFQREGSAYLPNTLVTITKVRVSPDLAVAKVYLSFLNTSNTTLSVAEVNSHSGEIRYKLGARIRHQARVVPTLTFFVDDTNTYVEQMDKLFDKISRDREESGAREESE, from the coding sequence ATGGAAAGTAAACGTCAACAGAAATTTGCCGGTGTAATACAAGAAGAGTTAGCTGCTATTTTTCAACGTGAAGGATCAGCTTATTTACCGAATACACTGGTTACCATTACTAAAGTTCGTGTTTCTCCGGATCTGGCGGTAGCAAAAGTTTATCTAAGCTTTTTAAATACCAGCAATACCACCCTTTCTGTTGCCGAGGTAAATTCTCATTCCGGCGAAATCAGGTATAAGCTGGGCGCCCGCATCCGCCATCAGGCCAGGGTGGTTCCAACACTTACTTTTTTTGTGGATGATACCAATACGTATGTGGAACAGATGGACAAGTTGTTTGACAAGATTTCGAGAGACCGCGAAGAAAGCGGAGCGCGTGAAGAAAGCGAATAA